One Arcobacter sp. FWKO B genomic window, CAAAGCAAGGGATATAGTATACAATTTTGATAGTAAAAAATTTAAAATTGATGATAAAGATATTGACTTAACTCACCTTGAGCATGACTTATTATTGGAGTTTATTAAAAACAAAGATATACTTCTTAGTCGAGAACAACTACTTGAAAATGTTTGGAAAGATTCCTATGAAAAACAGTTAAAGACTGTAAATGTTGCTATAAAAAGATTAAAAGAAAAAATAGATCCAAACGGAGAAAAAGAGTATATAAAAGCAGTTCGTGGAGAAGGATACATCTTTTGCTAAAGATTCATCAGTTATTTTTTAGAAAGTTTATCATTCTTTTTTGTCTTATAGCAGTTATATGGGGTGTTGTAGTATATTTTTGGCTAAGAGATATTTATATAGACCAAACTAAAAAGAATTTATCTCAAAATATTGATTTATTTACCATATATATTGAAAAATCAAGTGATTTGGAAACTTTTTCTAAAAAATTTAAAGACAAATTAAATCTTAGATTAACGATTTTAAAAGAAGATGGCACAGTTATTGTTGAAAGTGATAAAAGTAAAGAGTTATTAGAAAATCATATAAACAGAGAAGAGATTATTCAAGCACGAAATTTTGGGATGGGTGAGAGTATAAGATACTCAACAAGTGTAAATAAAGACTTATTATATATTGCAAAAAAAATAGAAGTAAATAATGATATTTACTATATTAGGATGGCTGATGATATAGTAAAAATAAAAAGTGATTTTACAGCTCTATCAATAAAAGCAAGTATCATATTTGCACTTTTTTTGGTGTTTGCTTTTTTTATAACTTATCAAATAAGTACAAAAGTGAAAGATGAAACAGACAAAGTTTTGGAATATTTAAAAAAATTGACAAAAAAAGAGGATATAGATTTTGAAATATCTACATATTCTCAAGAGTTTAATAAAATAACAAAATTGCTTCAAAGTGTAGCAACTATTTTAGCAAAGAAAGAGAAAAAAGCAACTAAAAAGACTGCAAAACTAAGACTTGCAAACCAGCAAAAAGATGACATAATATCTGCAATTTCTCATGAATTTAAAAATCCAATAGCAGTCATAGTAGGATATGCAAAAACAATAAAAGATGACCCAACGCTAAATAAAGAGATATTAAATAAATTTTTGACAAAA contains:
- a CDS encoding ATP-binding protein, translated to MLKIHQLFFRKFIILFCLIAVIWGVVVYFWLRDIYIDQTKKNLSQNIDLFTIYIEKSSDLETFSKKFKDKLNLRLTILKEDGTVIVESDKSKELLENHINREEIIQARNFGMGESIRYSTSVNKDLLYIAKKIEVNNDIYYIRMADDIVKIKSDFTALSIKASIIFALFLVFAFFITYQISTKVKDETDKVLEYLKKLTKKEDIDFEISTYSQEFNKITKLLQSVATILAKKEKKATKKTAKLRLANQQKDDIISAISHEFKNPIAVIVGYAKTIKDDPTLNKEILNKFLTKIYNNANKMSNIIDRLRLSIKLEEGKQNLMYSEFSLKNMVQEIINDLKENYKNREIILSGDDITIKADEMLLGIAIKNLIENGLKYSDNDVKIVLNKNKIDIIDNGIGISKENVSKITTKYYRVSNDGWNNSLGLGLSIVKNIVNLHGFTLELESLEDEGSTFSIVFN